A portion of the Sabethes cyaneus chromosome 3, idSabCyanKW18_F2, whole genome shotgun sequence genome contains these proteins:
- the LOC128743343 gene encoding uncharacterized protein LOC128743343, producing the protein MMAAIVDPRKRSREEDGNEFMPLSKRINNLHLNNSQVVGGFPGEHPGGMHMPLLEGHPQMAQFVHCSSSSASSGSTCHSIPSGGSSPSGTRSSSHGQESLTVNGEILGEYRPDLNEHENPHYFNRNKELYELYVERMRRMQ; encoded by the exons ATGATGGCTGCCATCGTAGATCCACG TAAACGTTCTCGCGAGGAGGACGGCAACGAGTTTATGCCCCTGTCCAAGCGAATCAATAATCTTCATTTGAACAACAGTCAGGTCGTGGGTGGTTTCCCGGGGGAACACCCTGGTGGAATGCACATGCCCCTGCTGGAGGGTCATCCGCAAATGGCACAATTTGTGCACTGCAGCTCGAGCAGTGCCAGCTCCGGAAGTACCTGTCATTCCATTCCCTCCGGTGGAAGCTCACCCAGCGGAACCAGATCGTCGTCCCATGGACAGGAATCGTTGACGGTAAACGGTGAGATACTGGGCGAGTACCGTCCGGACTTGAACGAGCACGAAAATCCACATTATTTCAATCGAAACAAGGAATTGTACGAGCTGTACGTTGAGCGAATGCGACGAATGCAGTGA